One window of the Runella slithyformis DSM 19594 genome contains the following:
- a CDS encoding Rpn family recombination-promoting nuclease/putative transposase — translation MSIKEKYVNPFTDFGFKKLFGTELNKDLLIDFLNQVVLPNRHKIAELSYAKNEQIGSTEIDRKAIFDLYCVGTNGERFIVEMQKAKQNYFKDRSIFYSSFPIQEQAKRGDWDFKLSEIYTVGILDFVFTEDRNEKEVRHEVHLKDQNCRVFYDKLTFIYLEMPHFTKTEEELETTYDKWLYVLKHLPYLDNRPKALQEKIFTRLFEAAEVAKFTPDERDSYEASLKYYRDLKNVIDTAIAEGKTEGRMIGLIEGKIEGKIEGKIEGKIEGKIEGRIEGKIEGKMEIARNAIAENIPLDIIIRLTGLTEEELEKIKNE, via the coding sequence GTGAGTATAAAAGAAAAATACGTTAACCCATTTACGGATTTTGGTTTCAAGAAGCTCTTTGGTACTGAGCTCAACAAAGACTTATTGATTGATTTTTTAAATCAGGTTGTCCTTCCCAACCGTCACAAAATTGCGGAATTATCTTACGCAAAGAATGAACAAATCGGCAGTACTGAAATTGACCGAAAAGCCATTTTTGATTTGTATTGCGTGGGCACAAACGGCGAACGTTTTATTGTAGAAATGCAAAAAGCCAAGCAAAACTACTTTAAAGACCGCAGCATTTTTTATTCTTCTTTTCCCATTCAGGAACAGGCCAAGCGGGGAGATTGGGATTTTAAATTGTCAGAAATATACACTGTCGGTATTCTGGATTTTGTATTTACGGAAGATCGTAATGAAAAAGAAGTACGTCATGAAGTGCATCTGAAGGATCAAAACTGTCGGGTATTTTACGATAAATTGACTTTTATCTATCTGGAAATGCCTCATTTTACAAAAACAGAGGAAGAATTGGAGACCACTTATGATAAATGGCTGTACGTTTTAAAACATCTTCCCTATTTAGATAATCGCCCTAAAGCATTGCAGGAGAAGATTTTTACTCGATTATTTGAAGCGGCCGAAGTTGCCAAATTTACCCCTGATGAACGCGACAGTTATGAAGCCAGTCTTAAATATTACAGAGATTTGAAAAATGTCATTGATACGGCCATTGCCGAAGGCAAAACAGAAGGCCGAATGATAGGGCTTATTGAGGGCAAAATTGAAGGCAAAATTGAGGGCAAAATTGAAGGCAAAATTGAGGGCAAAATTGAAGGGAGAATTGAAGGGAAAATCGAAGGCAAGATGGAGATAGCTCGCAATGCCATTGCCGAAAATATACCTTTGGATATTATTATTCGCTTAACAGGGTTGACAGAAGAAGAATTGGAAAAGATAAAAAACGAATAA